Proteins from one Xenopus tropicalis strain Nigerian chromosome 1, UCB_Xtro_10.0, whole genome shotgun sequence genomic window:
- the gpx8 gene encoding probable glutathione peroxidase 8, with amino-acid sequence MEPLSPYPLKYSSPKAKVFLVFLSMVLCTGLVCVLQLKFLRAKGGDFYSYEVTDAKGRTVALSKYRGKIQRKQNRDGISGNIWLTLKAKLLNTGGLMRLRRSSGLKWPH; translated from the exons ATGGAGCCGCTTTCTCCCTACCCCTTAAAGTACTCTTCCCCCAAAGCCAAAGTCTTCCTCGTCTTCCTCTCCATGGTTCTGTGTACTGGGCTAGTCTGTGTCCTGCAGCTCAAGTTCCTCAGGGCCAAAGGGGGAGACTTCTACTCGTACGAGGTGACGGATGCCAAAGGCAGGACTGTGGCCCTATCTAAATACAGGGGCAAA ATTCAACGAAAACAAAACCGCGATGGAATTTCTGGAAATATCTGGTTAACCCTGAAGGCCAAGTTGTTAAATACTGGAGGCCTGATGAGACTGCGGAGATCATCCGGCCTGAAGTGGCCTCATTAG
- the gpx8 gene encoding probable glutathione peroxidase 8 isoform X1 — translation MEPLSPYPLKYSSPKAKVFLVFLSMVLCTGLVCVLQLKFLRAKGGDFYSYEVTDAKGRTVALSKYRGKASLVVNVASSCPHSETNYRSLQELHREFGPYHFTVLAFPCNQFGESEPGSNREIEALAKRNYGVTFPMFSKIKILGPEAEPAYKFLVDSTKTKPRWNFWKYLVNPEGQVVKYWRPDETAEIIRPEVASLVRQIIMKKKEDL, via the exons ATGGAGCCGCTTTCTCCCTACCCCTTAAAGTACTCTTCCCCCAAAGCCAAAGTCTTCCTCGTCTTCCTCTCCATGGTTCTGTGTACTGGGCTAGTCTGTGTCCTGCAGCTCAAGTTCCTCAGGGCCAAAGGGGGAGACTTCTACTCGTACGAGGTGACGGATGCCAAAGGCAGGACTGTGGCCCTATCTAAATACAGGGGCAAA GCGTCTCTGGTTGTCAACGTGGCCAGTTCCTGCCCGCACTCGGAGACAAACTACAGATCTCTGCAGGAGCTGCACAGGGAGTTTGGCCCTTACCATTTTACGGTTTTAGCTTTCCCTTGCAATCAGTTTGGGGAGTCAGAGCCCGGCTCTAACCGGGAAATAGAGGCTTTGGCCAAAAGGAATTATGGAGTGACTTTCCCCATGTTCAGCAAAATAAAAATCCTCGGCCCGGAAGCAGAGCCGGCCTATAAGTTCCTTGTTG ATTCAACGAAAACAAAACCGCGATGGAATTTCTGGAAATATCTGGTTAACCCTGAAGGCCAAGTTGTTAAATACTGGAGGCCTGATGAGACTGCGGAGATCATCCGGCCTGAAGTGGCCTCATTAGTCAGGCAAATAATTATGAAGAAGAAAGAAGACCTTTGA
- the gzmak gene encoding granzyme A: MAGLKTSTVFLFTAAAFFLVIWQCECTEIIGGREAVPHSRPYMVALYLREKKFKTICGGVLIKPSWVLTAAHCNITEKTKIIIGAHSLTAKESQKQIIPIIKKFQHEDFRIETFDYDVQLLQLSKAAVLGSDVSVLPLSVKRKKLQPGTVCETAGWGTTTNHRNIISDKLMEVNVTIVDTKTCAKRWKPLINITRNMICTSENVEVKGTCGGDSGGPLICNGSLRGLTSFGMPECALPGDASVYAKLNRNIIRWINKIISGVHKIF; the protein is encoded by the exons GTGAGTGCACAGAGATTATTGGTGGGAGAGAAGCTGTTCCGCATTCAAGACCATACATGGTTGCTCTGtacttaagagaaaaaaaatttaaaaccatATGTGGTGGAGTTTTGATAAAACCCAGCTGGGTATTAACTGCAGCTCACTGTAATAT CACAGAGAAAACTAAGATCATTATTGGTGCCCATTCACTTACTGCCAAGGAAAGCCAGAAGCAGATAATACCTATCATCAAAAAATTCCAGCACGAGGACTTCAGGATAGAGACATTTGATTACGATGTTCAGCTTTTACAG TTGTCTAAAGCCGCAGTGCTCGGAAGCGATGTCAGTGTTTTACCATTATCAGTGAAGCGTAAGAAGCTGCAGCCCGGAACTGTGTGTGAAACAGCGGGATGGGGAACGACCACTAACCACCGCAACATAATTTCAGATAAACTAATGGAAGTCAATGTAACAATAGTGGATACAAAAACATGCGCTAAGAGATGGAAACCTCTTATCAATATAACCAGGAATATGATCTGTACCAGTGAGAATGTAGAAGTGAAGGGGACTTGTGGC GGAGACTCCGGAGGGCCTTTGATTTGCAATGGATCTTTAAGGGGACTCACATCTTTTGGCATGCCAGAGTGTGCTCTTCCTGGGGACGCAAGTGTCTACGCAAAACTCAACAGGAACATCATCCGCtggattaataaaataattagtgGCGTGCATAAGatattttaa
- the cdc20b gene encoding cell division cycle protein 20 homolog B, which yields MDWKLEKISSRRVRAEEDMMWEGVMKTLGKDLRWSRKYSMQKMNKTPDGRSSYSRFKRSIMKRRACHVPFASSPVSTKWCQNMDQIQGTGLSSSPSEELCQTPEPLVLLPYLTEIPITAIPDCAQKPPSLKDTSAPKRTQKTSKKLLSQTRLKFLQEQNFLQTVEDFKRGSCIRHDSNIKICEKDTCMWKGCLQTKKNKSLGQKTQKVHICSHTILQPDIRLHIIGLHNDYYLNLLDWNSENLVAIGLKSTAYIFSGENRTVTQKIHLSCPATYVSSVSWISSGTCLAIGTSSGEVQLWDIETQKRLRNMLGHMSVVGALSWNNHILSSGSRLGHIHHHDVRIAEHHIGTLQHKQGICSLKWSPCGNKLASGSSDGDLKIWPCDPGETKLKSPLLNMPHPTAVKAMNWCPWLSDTLAVGGGMTDGLIRIWDTNSGKNIHSANTNSQICSLLWLPQTKELLTGHGPSRNQMTIWQYPSLLKMNDYYGHKGRVLHLALSPDQRRIFSAAANGTANIWKYGN from the exons ATGGACTGGAAGTTAGAGAAGATTTCCTCTCGGCGAGTTAGAGCAGAGGAGGACATGATGTGG GAAGGTGTCATGAAAACACTTGGGAAAGACCTCAGGTGGAGCAGAAAATACAGCATGCAGAAAATGAACAAG ACACCTGATGGAAGGAGCTCATATTCAAGATTTAAAAGAAGCATCATGAAGCGACGTGCTTGCCATGTTCCTTTCGCTAGTAGCCCTgtttccacaaaatggtgccaaaaTATGGATCAAATTCAGGGGACGGGTCTTTCTTCCTCCCCATCTGAGGAACTTTGCCAGACACCTGAACCACTGGTTCTGCTTCCAT ATTTGACAGAAATCCCCATCACGGCTATCCCTGACTGTGCCCAGAAGCCACCTAGTCTGAAGGACACCTCTGCACCAAAACGTACTCAAAAAACATCAAAGAAACTGCTAAGTCAGACTAGGCTGAAGTTTCTTCAGGAGCAG AACTTCCTGCAGACTGTGGAAGATTTCAAACGTGGTTCGTGTATAAGGCATGACAGCAACATTAAGATCTGTGAAAAGGACACGTGTATGTGGAAAG GATGTCTACAAACTAAGAAAAACAAAAGCTTGGGCCAGAAAACTCAAAAGGTCCATATCTGCTCCCACACCATCTTACAGCCAGATATTCGACTCCATATAATTGGCCTTCATAATGACTACT ATCTGAATCTGCTTGACTGGAATTCAGAAAATCTTGTTGCCATTGGGCTAAAGTCAACAGCATATATATTCAGTGGGGAAAACAGGACTGTAactcaaaaaatacatttgtcctGTCCAGCGACATATGTATCATCAGTATCCTGGATTAGCTCTGGAACATGTCTGGCAATAGGAACTAGCAGTGGAGAAGTACAG ctgTGGGACATTGAAACACAAAAGAGACTGAGAAATATGCTGGGACATATGTCAGTTGTGGGAGCCTTAAGCTGGAATAATCACATACTTAGCAG CGGGTCACGGCTTGGGCATATTCATCACCATGATGTTCGAATAGCTGAGCACCATATTGGAACGTTGCAACACAAGCAAGGCATCTGCAGTCTGAAGTGGTCACCATGTGGCAACAAATTAGCTAGCGGCTCAAGTGATGGGGACCTAAAGATCTGGCCCTGTGATCCAGGGGAGACCAAGCTTAAGTCACCATTGCTAAATATGCCTCATCCGACTGCTGTAAAG GCCATGAACTGGTGCCCATGGCTCTCCGACACACTTGCCGTGGGTGGAGGCATGACAGATGGGCTCATACGTATATGGGACACAAACTCTGGGAAGAACATTCATTCTGCAAATACAAACTCACAG ATCTGCTCCCTGCTTTGGCTGCCGCAGACTAAAGAACTGCTTACTGGCCACGGACCCAGCAGAAATCAGATGACTATCTGGCAATACCCTTCTTTGTTAAAAATGAATGATTATTACG GGCACAAAGGAAGAGTCCTGCATCTTGCATTAAGTCCAGATCAAAGAAGGATCTTTTCTGCTGCAGCAAATGGAACAGCCAATATATGGAAGTACGGCAACTGA